The following nucleotide sequence is from Hevea brasiliensis isolate MT/VB/25A 57/8 chromosome 7, ASM3005281v1, whole genome shotgun sequence.
TAAATCCACCAACCCAATTCTTCTCCTGGAATTTGCAGTGCCCACAAGTTTCTTAGCGAGAGAAATGCAAGGTGGTATCCTGCGTATAGCGCTAGACTGTGCCAGTAATGGATATAGCGCAAATTATGATTCTAGTTATCTTTTGTCCATGCCATTATGGACTATGAATTGCAATGGAAGGAAAGCTGGGTATGCAGTTAAGCGCAGACCATCAAAGGTTGATATGGAAGCTCTGAGGCTAATGGGTTCTGTTATTGCAGGAGCTGGAATTATTAGTGGAAAGGAACTTGACACGGACGATGAACTCATGTATCTTAGAGCAAATTTTGCTAGAGTTTCTGGATCATCAGAAGCTGAATCTTTCCATTTGATAGACCCAGATGGCAGCATAGGTCAGGAGCTTAGTATCTTCTTTTTTCGCTCAAGGTGACCCTATTCACAGATACCTTCCATCGGTTAGTCGATCGGTGATCTCAACTCAAGCCTAAACCCTTTTTTTCTTCGACTCTGAGAATTAAAGACTTCATTATAATCTGAGACACGATTTTAATACAACTCATTGCGGTAACAAGCCTAAAACTTGATTTTGAAGTCAACCCTCTTTTTTGAGAAATTATTTCAGGCAAATTGTTGCttacaataaataaattttaataattaattacgaTGAAATTCACATAAAATTTAtcgtaatattttataatttctcaTTTTTTAAGCCGTGTTTCGTAGCAGGGCTTTTGTTGGCTTGTATACCGATCTGTTTCTCCAATATTGCCTTCTCTTTACCTATAATTTTTGGTGGCTAGCTGACCATGTTGGTGACATCTATGGAATTGCCTTTTCTGGTACATATCAgacattttattttgatattttaaatattattaaaagaaaacattttcgtaTTTAATCCTTACTTGCAAGTAGATACTGGACAATTGAAATGTAATTAATTGTTGGAATATTATTTAAATGAAAAGTTCGAATAATCAAAAGGACAACCATTTGTCGGTGGCCGGCCGGCAGACTATGATCAGCATAAAACCGATGGACCTGTAAATTAAAGATTTTACGTGAAGGTAAATTGGTTGTTATTTCCCCCTCTACAACTTGGATTCAACAGAAAGAGACAACCCTTTCATGATTATATGTATAAATAGCTATATATATGATATAAAAATCTAGATTAATTAATTACGTGGGACAAATAAATTCTTTCAtgaaaatgaaaatgaaggtATAGCTGCATGAGCTGTGATATTGATTCTTATGTCCTTCCATTTAGAAATGGACACAACTGGTGAATGATTTATTGTATAATAGACGTGTAAAGTGGCTTATACACGTTTATACAACTGAAATATATTAATTCAATTTGCtaaattatttcatttattttcatatatttttataGATCTGCCACAAATTTAACTAGAGTTGGATTGAATTCAAATTATTCAATTAACTAGACGCATACTTGACCGACTAGTATGCAGTCAGGTCAATCTTTAGATCGAGGGAGTAAAGATTTAAGTCTGACTTTAACAAATGAGTAATATGCTCTTAAAAAGAGTTTCTCTGATCACCAACTTTCTAAAAACGTTCCATAACGATTACTGTTTTAATTTTCGTCCTTGAGGCCATGTAATGCTCAATgcattttaaatgaataaatgatgATTTTTTTTGTCTAAACCCGATCCACTATAGATTCAAGACATAAgatatgtcgacaccatattttggccgatccccagaatcaacaaacttcgaaaccgatccctagcactaagtctctccttgccatctaatcacagttccgatctctcttcacagggagttgagtcaatgctaagctctcgtatcagtcaaagccttaccagtctctcaaatcattcaccgatctctcaagccaattgtcgaatatcctgaccagttaactatattcccgatctctcttgtcagacgaaattgaactaacactagaaccttgctgccaatatttatgatcgtcctctcttttaaaagtttagaaataaccaagctaaggttctaatccggtttaatgaagatcccgatcttagatgttcaagccaaaattttcaattaagttccgtttagcaatctcatgcatgttgtattttccgatctctcacacttaggataataatagttttcagttgtttcaatatactcagacaatcaagtgtttagaaattttccgatcacaaccattcatcaaacaaaaaggcattctatttcatttcattgcaaaatttgtataagttattcggctgggggatcgcccccagcctgatctacattttgctcatcctctccttcctcttcactatcctccccctcgcccccgggagccaggtcggccatccaagagaagtcctcatctgggtaacgcttctggagttcggccaagaggtccttgtgagcattcacataggcaccagctatccctgtcaccatttcttcgtctttcgccttaagctcctcgataagttgggcgctcctcgataagttgggcgacttgagaagcttcgttggcccggagcgcctcgacttccctgagagcacgatccctttcaccGTAACATGATTCGTTTCGccactgtcttcatagaacttcgcccgctcctcaacttgagatatgtaagcCTGAGCGAATGCgtgttgggatcggagggatgccattGCCTGATTCGTCGtctcgacctccttgcccaggcgatgagccttttcccgaactatggtctggttcacgtGCACTCCACGCTCGTGCTCATggagcgagtcaagatatcgCCAAGGCTGTCCGGGATAGCTCGTCCGATCCTCCCAAGgcggatggaagaccccaagactttggcaaaaccgggttcTCCCGGTCAGTTCGTTAtacttcagggactcgatcaacgtttgagcgccacgagaagaggatctcacagaagattgagaaggacccctttctgtgcttggagcaactggagggggtggagccagctcttcctgttgaggaggagatcggacagcttcagtgatcggcggccccgaaggtcgggacgggcctccttgcgtctcccctggttcatggccgggagttcgaagcatttccgaacgcttcatctcctttactttccgggagatctctctttctttcttccgcttcctagaaccctcatcacccgccatacctgcacaaagaagaggtcagtgagatcgctaaggtcctgagatctgagatgtagaaaataccagtgccgaggtcagagagcggaagttcgcgatcttggccggtgagcagctgtatggtccaatggtgcagctcggcggtcaccgcatctaaacaggaatacttttgagtggcagcctgattcttcagatccatcactattaagctttcctcctggttcaggttaatgcgcttcggaagcaggggcccctggtgccaccagctacgggggaagtcctcaaagcaggtcggatttttgctcctcagaatgaagaagcggttcttccaatttttaagggaggagggcagatcggtgaagagcccacaatgaggcttcgcctgaaagaaccagtgctcgtcgtcctttcggcgagttagcctgtgcagttcggcgaacaccttagccgtaggtctgattcccttagctcggcacagacctcggaaggctactaagatccgccacgagttaggatgaacttgagcaatgcacacccggtgaagttttaggacctccttgaagaagtcatccagagggaaccgaagaccggcctttaactgttcctcgtataccataaccaggtcattctcttcaaagaagtgatcggctcggtgatcgccgtggcaccggataagttcgcaTTTAATCAGGCGAATATTGTACTCTGGCTAAACGACAAagatcggactcttgtaagatcgatggcagctcgtccataggagatTCTCCTCCtcaagaaggtacgtgccttgatggtccgacTCGCCCGAGccgaacagaggccctaggaggttctgcttgcgcgcttggcccgaccacctcttcttcgccgacgaccacgagaaccgaatggaaggaggactcgccgctctttgaccctcggaccgctcattttcaaagaaaacaaagaacttattctaaaaagaatataaaatccattaccggagtctgatcggcgtcgtaagaacttgagcaaacgagagaacattgaggttgtgagcgagagattTAAAATGACATacagagcaaatggctaaccctcacccctatttagacttgtccgagcatttattgctcacgaggttctaggcaacgcatcgattggtgggactcaccgtttcgacacgtctctcgaacattccaaggagatcggttaaatggagatcggcataataagttgaatattttgaatgaacgattagttaagagtcattttgttaggaaccagatcggacaaatatatcagagatcggaaaataatcaataagataataattggagaaacaagatttttatttccaaaagatcagattacatcatttaggcgatctctagggatcggattacaatgaaggtctaactacatcatttgggcgatctctagagatctgattacattgaaggattacatcatttgggcgatctctagagaccggtggaacatcctatctaaagagtcctgtgtttataatcgatcccaagggtgtcgccgaccggagcttaatccgctgtcggaacacccaatgtggaaggaaaccgctgtcggaacagtcaatgtggtgagaagccgctgtcggaacactcaatgtggtgagaagccgaatgaacttgaggaagcaaccgccaagggtcagcggagcatcagcaatttgctcggccaaaatcaGTTTGTCGACCATGCCAGTTGAACAACTCGGGATCGGCAcggtcgaggtccgcaatccagatcggtcaattaacccagtcctctcaccatcatcagacaaggttatgcgatcaccggggtcataaattttcagtcgaggaataaggaagtccatcggaaagggatcaaaaaccacaatcatggcctgaacgaccgccggag
It contains:
- the LOC110632497 gene encoding protein MIZU-KUSSEI 1-like, with product MSYQSIGVTTVDCQKQVRSWRLLRSLIELLIPTCNCTFIEERKTSKPEKPLQNYYYHPKPTFASSTTITGTIFGFRRGKVSFCIQTNTKSTNPILLLEFAVPTSFLAREMQGGILRIALDCASNGYSANYDSSYLLSMPLWTMNCNGRKAGYAVKRRPSKVDMEALRLMGSVIAGAGIISGKELDTDDELMYLRANFARVSGSSEAESFHLIDPDGSIGQELSIFFFRSR